One window of Chryseobacterium indologenes genomic DNA carries:
- a CDS encoding nucleotidyltransferase domain-containing protein, whose product MTIQDLKTRNLLLFEAISGSRAFGLATENSDTDIRGVYYLPKKDFFGLNYIPQVSNETNDITYYEIGRFVELLQKNNPNILEILASPEDCIQYKHPLMDLLKTEDFLSKLCKDTFAGYAVSQIKKVKGLNKKILNPVDKERKSILDFCFILKGQGSVPLKKWLLEFPFSGGVSEGRGGSQEKCGLINIDHTKGMYALFYDESGTLGYKGVMQNEEANQVSVSSIPKDEKPVAYLFCNLDAYSVYCKDYREYWKWVAERNEDRYNVNQTHGQNYDSKNMMHTIRLLQSCEQIFKTSSLTIRVENRDELLDIKAGNQSYESVMQMAEHLIQSIEKHYSTSSLPDGPDLEKTTKILIQIREKLYHNDEL is encoded by the coding sequence ATGACCATCCAAGACCTAAAAACCCGCAACCTCCTCCTCTTCGAAGCCATTTCCGGAAGTCGCGCTTTTGGGCTGGCAACGGAGAATTCTGATACGGATATCCGTGGAGTGTATTATCTGCCGAAGAAAGATTTCTTTGGTCTGAATTACATCCCGCAGGTTTCCAACGAGACCAATGACATTACGTATTACGAAATCGGGAGGTTTGTAGAACTGCTGCAGAAAAACAATCCCAATATCCTTGAAATTCTGGCAAGTCCGGAAGATTGTATTCAATATAAACATCCGTTGATGGATCTGCTGAAAACCGAAGATTTCCTTTCAAAACTCTGTAAAGATACTTTTGCAGGCTATGCTGTTTCCCAGATCAAAAAGGTGAAAGGTCTTAACAAAAAGATTTTAAATCCTGTTGATAAAGAAAGAAAATCTATTCTGGATTTCTGTTTTATCCTTAAGGGGCAAGGTTCTGTACCGTTGAAAAAATGGCTTCTCGAATTCCCTTTCTCTGGAGGGGTGTCCGAAGGACGGGGTGGTTCACAGGAAAAATGCGGATTAATCAACATTGACCATACAAAGGGAATGTATGCTTTATTTTATGATGAATCGGGAACATTGGGTTATAAAGGTGTTATGCAGAATGAAGAGGCAAATCAGGTTTCTGTGTCGTCCATTCCTAAAGATGAAAAACCGGTCGCTTATCTGTTCTGTAACCTTGATGCCTACTCTGTTTACTGCAAAGATTACAGAGAATATTGGAAATGGGTGGCTGAGCGTAATGAGGACCGTTATAATGTCAATCAGACCCACGGGCAAAATTACGACAGCAAGAATATGATGCACACCATCAGGCTCCTGCAGTCCTGTGAACAGATTTTTAAAACCAGTTCACTGACGATCCGCGTAGAAAACCGGGACGAACTGTTAGATATTAAAGCGGGCAACCAATCTTATGAAAGTGTAATGCAAATGGCAGAACACCTTATACAATCAATAGAAAAACACTATTCAACATCCAGTCTTCCTGACGGGCCGGATCTGGAAAAAACAACGAAAATCTTAATTCAGATCAGGGAAAAACTTTATCATAATGATGAATTATAA
- a CDS encoding nucleotidyltransferase domain-containing protein — MTPKILEKIKEVEARRGVEVLLAVESGSRAWGFASHDSDYDIRFIYRHDKDWYLSPWDKDETIEFMTEDDLDGSGWDLRKTFHLLLKSNAALLSWFYSPIVYKVDEKFIELFRPLADTCFSPVAVSYHYLSMSKKYLEACRSEEVKLKSYFYCLRTTLTGKWIIEKGTVPPVLFSDLLVLTDDATRRKIEDLVVLKGTKGESYYHPNDWELFDFLEKTIAENEEKAKGLSGGKVDKAEMERVFREILKL, encoded by the coding sequence ATGACACCAAAAATACTTGAAAAAATAAAAGAAGTTGAGGCAAGACGCGGCGTAGAAGTCCTTCTTGCGGTAGAATCAGGGAGCAGAGCATGGGGTTTTGCGTCTCATGACAGTGATTATGATATACGTTTTATATACCGCCATGACAAAGACTGGTATCTTTCTCCCTGGGATAAGGATGAAACGATAGAATTTATGACGGAAGATGATCTGGACGGTTCCGGCTGGGATCTGAGAAAGACCTTCCATCTTTTGTTGAAGTCGAATGCGGCCTTGCTGAGCTGGTTCTACTCTCCTATCGTCTATAAAGTGGATGAAAAGTTTATAGAACTGTTTAGACCTCTGGCAGATACCTGTTTTTCTCCGGTTGCGGTTTCTTATCACTATTTAAGCATGAGCAAGAAATATCTGGAAGCCTGCAGAAGTGAAGAAGTAAAATTAAAAAGTTATTTTTATTGCTTACGAACGACATTAACAGGAAAATGGATCATAGAAAAAGGAACAGTTCCGCCTGTACTGTTCAGTGATCTGCTTGTTTTAACAGATGATGCAACCAGACGGAAAATAGAAGATCTTGTTGTCTTAAAAGGAACCAAAGGAGAATCTTATTACCATCCGAACGATTGGGAATTGTTTGATTTTCTTGAGAAAACAATCGCTGAGAATGAGGAAAAAGCAAAAGGTCTATCAGGAGGAAAGGTGGATAAGGCTGAGATGGAAAGAGTTTTCAGGGAGATATTAAAACTTTAA
- the cobT gene encoding nicotinate-nucleotide--dimethylbenzimidazole phosphoribosyltransferase produces the protein MLSSELQHKIDFKTKPLGALGHLEHLAHKIGMVQKTTSPQLLNPHMVVFAADHGIAKAGVSAYPQEVTYQMVMNFLGGGAAINVFCRQNDIAIKIVDAGVNFDFPVGLDLVDKKVRKSSRNILEEPAMTPKEFQQALKNGKSVVSEIAKRGCNIIGFGEMGIGNTSASSLMMSKLFDIPITNCIGRGTGLNDHQLDNKVSILKEAIEKYPAEMTEDEIAQTFGGLEIVQIIGAIEEAYHHNMLIMVDGFIATVAVATVWKKNPEILNNCIFCHVSNENAHPQLLGLMREQAILNLNLRLGEGTGCALAYPIIQSAVNFLNEMSSFEGAQVSNKN, from the coding sequence ATGTTATCATCAGAATTACAGCATAAAATTGATTTTAAAACAAAGCCGTTAGGGGCATTAGGACATCTGGAACACCTTGCCCATAAAATCGGAATGGTTCAGAAAACTACTTCCCCACAGTTATTGAATCCTCATATGGTAGTTTTTGCAGCCGATCATGGGATTGCCAAAGCGGGTGTAAGTGCTTATCCACAGGAGGTAACCTATCAGATGGTAATGAATTTCCTGGGTGGAGGTGCTGCTATCAATGTTTTTTGCAGGCAGAATGATATTGCAATCAAAATTGTAGATGCCGGAGTCAATTTTGATTTTCCGGTAGGATTGGATCTGGTAGACAAAAAAGTAAGAAAATCCAGCCGTAATATCCTGGAAGAACCGGCGATGACGCCCAAAGAATTTCAACAGGCCCTTAAAAATGGAAAATCTGTGGTGTCTGAGATCGCTAAAAGAGGCTGTAATATCATTGGTTTCGGTGAAATGGGAATCGGGAATACTTCCGCTTCTTCATTGATGATGAGCAAACTGTTTGACATTCCGATTACCAATTGTATCGGACGTGGAACCGGGTTGAATGATCATCAGCTGGACAATAAGGTCAGTATCTTAAAAGAAGCTATAGAAAAATATCCTGCTGAAATGACCGAGGATGAAATTGCACAAACCTTCGGAGGATTAGAAATCGTACAAATAATTGGTGCCATCGAAGAAGCTTATCATCACAATATGCTGATTATGGTAGATGGATTTATTGCAACGGTAGCGGTAGCCACGGTCTGGAAAAAGAATCCTGAAATTCTGAACAACTGTATTTTCTGTCATGTAAGCAATGAAAATGCCCATCCTCAATTGTTGGGACTGATGAGAGAACAAGCTATTCTCAATCTGAATCTGCGTCTTGGAGAAGGAACAGGTTGTGCATTGGCCTATCCGATTATTCAAAGCGCAGTTAATTTCCTGAATGAAATGTCGAGTTTTGAGGGAGCACAGGTATCAAATAAAAATTAA